From Symphalangus syndactylus isolate Jambi chromosome 5, NHGRI_mSymSyn1-v2.1_pri, whole genome shotgun sequence:
TACACCCAAATCTAGCAGCTGCCTctcccaccaacaccaccaccaccactaccaccaccaccaccccagagATCCTCAGAATAATAGTTCTGTTCATCAAGAGCCCTCTCTGGGCTGTGTCCTGAGCAGGAGAGGATATCTAGCATTATCCTCTGGGCACCTACCCCTGGAGACAAGCAGAGGatcagcccattttacagatgaggaaatggaggtccTGGGTGGGGTTGCTAAACAAGAATATAGATacccagttaaatttaaatttcggATAAACAAAGGAATAATTGTGGTATTTAAgacatactttaaaatggtttttgttttggtttggtttggttttttgtttgtttttttaaacagggtctcactttgtctcccagcctggagtgcagtggtgcaatcttgactcattgcaactttaacctcccaggttcaagcgatcctcccgcttctgccccccaagtagctgagactacaggccaccatgcctggcaattttttgtattttttcatagagatgggattttgccatgttgcccaggctggtctcaaactcccaagctcaagcaatccacctgcctcaacctcccaaagggctaggattacagacatgagccaccatgcccggcctcaaaaatatttgttgtttatctgtaATTCAGATTTAACTGGTTGTCCTGGAATTTGTCTTGCCCAAAGCTACAAGACAAGGGAGTAGGAGCAAAGGGGCCATTCTCCTGCTCCCAGAGGCACTAAGACCCCTGCAGAGGCTGAGAGGGAGGGGACGGGAACCCTGATCTGCTGTAGAGAATGCCCTTAGAAGGGCCTGGAAGCCCCCGTATTACACCCAAATCTAGCAGCTGCCTctcccaccaccactaccaccaccacttcCAGGCAGATGTTAGGGCTGGAAAATTCTGTGTATTTCCAGGCAGTGGTGGTGACCTGACCTGCCTATGCCTGGGGGCTACAGGTTGTCTCCTACCACCAGGTGCCTTCTAAGGGCCAGGAGCCACCCCACCCCATCATGGAGCTCACCTTGTGTGTCCATCCAGTCTCCTTGCTCTTGGTTGCTGGGATCTGCTCATAGGTGTTCCCAGGCTCTGAGAGCCCTGGGGTCCCTGAGATCCTCTTGTAGCCATGGTCCATGGGCCCATGGACCCATGGGCTATATGTGGGACTGGCCCCAGGATGTGGGGCCCTGGCTGGGCCACTCCAGCAAGCTGGGATCTGCTCATAGGTACTGCCTTCTTGGTCTGGTGTGTCCCTGGCCTCTTGCAGGAGGCCTTCTGTCCCGATGAACTCATAGATATCTGCAGAGCTGTCCTGGGAGCAGGGCTGAGCCTCTTGGCTCAGCTTTGGAAACTCCTGCCTCCAGGTAGCCCCCAGGGATCCCATGGCATCAGAACACCCCCAGGAAGTGGGAGACTCTGTGGGACCCTGGTCTGGGCTCACCCCAGAGAGGGCAGGCACCAGGCCATCAGGCCTATTCTGTTCTCCATCTGAGAGTCTCCTTTGGGCCTGCCTGCCTGGGGAGTAGGCCTGGCTGCCAGCTGGAACTGGCCCAGGCCTGCCGGACCCCTCTGTGCCCAAGCCTAGCCGTGCCTGGTTCATCTTCCTCAGGTCTGCATAGATGATGTCATTGGGGCCTCCAAAAGACTCTTCCAGGAGGGAGGAACTCCTCTCAGGGAGTGGGGACACTCTGATGGAAGCCTGGGGACACAGGGACAGAGAAACTCTTAAGGGGCAGCCCATCACTAAGATGCCCTCCAGTAAAAACTCTCTCAGATAAGCCGAGGCCCCCTGTCTTGGCTGTAGTCTTCCTGCCTGTACATGCAAGGGTTGGATACATGACACTCAGGGTCCCTTCCCGCGCTCATGCTCTAGgacttgttctttttgtttgtttcttttttgagatggcgtcttgctctgtcacccaggctatagtgcagtggcacaatctcagctcattgcaacctcagcctcccgggttcaagctcttctcctgcctcagcctcctgagtagctggtattacaggctaccaccatcatgcccaggtaatttttgtatttttgcagagacaggtttTCCCCAAGTTGTCCagtcttgtctcaaactcctgacctcaggtgatccacccgtctcggccttccaaagtgctgggattacaggtgtgagccaccacacccagcctaggacTCGTACTTTACCTTGGCATTCAAGGCCTTGGGTCACCAGCACTACCTCCCACCCAACTTTCCCCTCCCCTGCTCCTCCCACTTTCATTGTGGTCCGCTGGTCCCTCAGTGGCCCCAAACCCACTCACTGCTGCATTTCCCTTCGGAATGGCCCATTTCCAAGTCCATcactcatttgacaaatatttgccAACTATGTGCCAGACAGTGTCCTAGGTGCCAAGGACTCTGGTGAGCAAGACTAACTCTTGGGAGTTTATATTCTAATCTGGGAGATGGGCAGCATACTGCTGCACTGTGTAGCACAATATGGTTTGATGTGCTATATGATGGGCGAATATATCACAAGACAATGGAGTGTGGGGGCATGATCAGTGCTACAAAGAACGAAGCAGGGTCATGGGATAGGGAGAATGGCAGGTGGGGAAGGCAACATTTTCTGTCATGTAGGTGGGCCTTTCTGAGGAGGTGATGTTtaagaagagaatggaatgcagttagAGTGTAAGCCATGCAGACATCTTGTAGGAAGAGCATTGCAGGCAGATGGTAGAGCCAGTAcagaggccctgaggtgggagcagGGTTGGCATGTTCAAGGATGATCTAGAAGGCCAAAGAAGCCAGAGAAAAGGCCTCACTGAAGCCTGCAGTGAAGAAGCAGAGGGTAGCAGGGCATCTGGTGAGGCTCTTGTGGGCCCTGGTGAAGTGTTTAGGTTTTATTCTAAATATGAGGAGAAGCCATTGGCATGCTGCGATctgatataaagaaaaatctttcagccgggcgcggtggctcacgcttgtaatcctagcactttgggaggctgaggcaggcggatcacctgaagtcaagagttcgagaccagcctggccaacatggcgaaaacccgtctctactaaaaatacaaaaaaaaacaaaaaaacaaaaaaaacattagccaggcatggtggcgtgcacctgtaagtaatcccagctactcaggaggctgaggcaggggtaaTCACTTGGATCTAGGatacagagattgcagtgagccgagatggtgccactgccctctagtctgggtaacagagcgagactctgtctcaaaaataaaaataaaaatggctgggcacagtggctcatgcctgtaatcccagcactttagccaaggcaggcggatcacttgaggtcaagagttcaagaccagcctggccaatatgttgaaaccctgttgctactaaaaatacaaaaattagccgggtgtggtggcaggtgcctgtaatcccagctcctcaggaggctgaggcaggagaatcacttgaacccatgagagggcggagattgcagtgagccgagattgcaccattgcactccagcctgggcatcgcagcaagactctgtctcaaaaaaaaaaaaaaaaaagaaaaaaaaatctttctgagtCCATGGGGTGCTGCTACGGAGAATAAAATATTGACTCacaggttggccgggcgcggtggctcacgcttgtaatcccagcactttgggaggccgaggagggcggatcacgaggtcaggagatcgagaccacggtgaaaccccgtctctactcaaaatacaaaaaaaaaaaaaaaaaattagccgggcgtggtggtgggcgcctgtagtcccagctactcggagaggctgaggcaggaggatggcgtgaacccgggaggtagagcttgcagtgagccgagattgcgccactgcactccagcctgggcaacagagagagactctgtctcaaaaaaaaaaaaaaaaatttgactcaCAGGCACCCCATGCTACAGCTTACTAAGGGATGTTCAGGCATTTTATGTCCATTTTCTCATTCAAGCTTCACAAGAACCTCAGGCatggtaaactgaggctcagagaaattatgTGACTCGCCTAAAGCCACATCGCTAGAAAATGGCCAAGCCAAGGCTTGAACCAAATCTAACTGGCCAGCGGCAGGCCATGGCACGGGTGAACCCTGGGTGATTCCAAGCTGGGTCTGCACCTCTGGGCCTGGCTTACCCTCCACAGCCGGAGGGAGTGGCTGGCCTGGCCTCAGGGTCTGACTGGCAGCACGGCACCCACAGCCCTGGTCTGGCAACCCTGACTCTAGGTGGCCCATAATGCTCCTCACCTCCATGCTTTCCTCCTGGGAGAGGTTCCAGGGACTCACATCCAGGCTCTTCTGTGCATGGAGGAAGGAGACCTGGGGCTTTGGAGAAGAGCAGGGGCTGGCGGCCTTGTCTGGGACCACTGTGGGGGATGCCGTGGCAGGTGGGTTTTCTGGGTCCATGATGGGCTGGTGGAGGCCCCGGGTGATGGCATCATACAGATCATTGTCCTCTGGCTGGGGGTATGGGGATACAGCAGGCGTGTGGTCACACATGCCCAGCCAGTCTCCAGCTGCCTGCCTGAAACTGCTGGTAAGAGACTGCAAcattcccaccaggtccctgacctcaggtaagaCATCGCCACGGTCTCCCTTTTTCCAATAGGGATCATGACCCCACACCGAGTGCCCCTGGATGATAGTAAATAGGGAGGGCTTGAAAAGGAGTATGCCTGAGTGATGGATACCCCAGGCCTGGGCTCCCTGCCCTGCCACCCTCACCCTGGGGAAGTGGGGCGCCTACCCGGGGGCAGGCAGCAGTCAGCGTCTCTTCGAAGGGCTCAAGCTGTGCCTCCTGGTAATGGCGCACAAGCTCAGCCAGGGTGCTGTGGCTCTGGGTGTCCCCTGAGATGATGTAACGCCGGTTTCGAAGCTGGTTGATGACAAAATGTCGGCAGCGATCGCTGCCCCTGCAACACAAGTGCTTGTGGTCTGGGGCTGCTGGTCACAGGCAGCCCAGCCTTGGCCCAGGGTCTGAGCTCTGTGCCTGGGTGCAGGAGAGGGGTCCCAGCTCTTGATCCAGAACAGACCTGCCTGACCTGGGGCCATTGTACCCCACTTGGAGCCATGGTGTGTTCGTCAGGAAGCTACCGAGAGGTTTTCAAACCATGGAGCCCTGGGATCCTGGGAAGTACCTAAGCCTGCTCTGGTGGAGTCAGGGAGGGCACAGCTGCAACTGGAGTGAGGCAAGTGAGGCACTCATCTTGGGTGCGAAATTTAAAGGGGCACCAAAAAACTCAATCAAGAAAACTAATAATGCAGTAttttagaaaatcaaaatatatgaaaaaaatccacaatgaACAAAACACCaaagttttaaataaagacaggatcCAACCCTGCACCTGTACAACTCAACCTCACCCTACTCCCCACCCTGCTGCAATGATGGAGCTCCAGCTCCCACTCCCTCTTCAGCCTGTAAAGTCCCACCCTAAAATCCCACCCTCTTCATCTTCCTTTTTCCTAGAAGAATAACTTCTACACAATGATGTGCATACATCATAAATGTGCAGCTTGATGAATTTCCACATAGGAACCCTCCCACATAACTGCCACTCAGATCAAGATATAAAACCTTTCCAGACCCCAGAAAACCTACTTGCGCTCCCGTCCAGTCAATGCCCCCCAAAGGTAGCCACCATTCTGATGCCTATCAGCATAGATTAGTCTTGCCCATTAGTGAACTTCTATAATACTTCTCTTTTGTGTCTAGCACATTTCACACAACATTATATCTTGGAGATTGATTCATGTCCAAGTagaattagtttctttttttttttctcatttatatgtagTATTCTAGTTAATGAAAAATCCACCATGTACCTATTCTgatgatagacatttaggttgttgccAGATTTGGgctgttataaataaagctgctttaaGTATTCTTGTACATATCTTTTGGTGAATATGTACTCATTTCTGATGAGAATATACCAAGGAGTAGAGTTGATGGGTCAAGGGTACACCTGTGTTTGGCTTTAGTAAATCAtgccaaattgctttctaaaattattgcaatgggccgggcacggtggctcaagcctgtaatcccagcactttgagaggccgaggcaggcaaatcacttgaggtcagtagttcaagaccagcttgatcaatatggtgaaaccctatctctactaaaaattaaaaaaaaaaaaatagccggtgtcatggtggttgcctgtaatcccagcgactcgggaggctgaggtaggagaattgcttgaaccctggaggtggaggttgcggtgggccgaaatagtgccattgcactccagctgggcgacaagagtgaaaatccatctcaaaaataaaataaaataaaagtattgcaATGTATGAGAGCTCCAGTTGTTCCACATATTCTGTCTTTCCATTATAGCCAtccattgtggctttaatttgtgtttccctgatagctaatgatgctgaacatgttttcatatgcttacaggccttctgggtttttctttttggtaaagtGCCtgccagttctttttcttttatttattgaattatctgtttttgtcttatttatttgtaggagttctttatatattctggatttgAGTCCTTTGTTAGATATTTGTATTCTAATAGATAACTTCTTCAAGACTGCACCCTgacctttttcttctcttaataatatctttttataagaattataaaaattcttaattttggctaggtgcagtggctcacgcctgtaatcccagcactttgggaggctgaggcaggtgggtcacccaaggtcaggagatcgagacctgcctgaccaatatggtgaaaccccgtctctactaaaaacacaaaaattagctgggtgtggtggtgtgtgcctgtagtcccagctagtcgggaggctgagacaggagaattgcttgaacccaggaggcaaaggtggcagtgagcagagatcgcgccgcTGCGTTCCGGCCAGGGCgagagaacgagactccatctcaaataaataaataaataaataaataaataaataaataaatttttaaaaattcttaattttaaggaAATCAAATTCATCACTCTTTTAAGATTAGTGCTTTTTGTGTCCTGTTTAAAAAATCTTGGCCTTTCATTTTCAAAGGCATTTTCATTTACCTATGACaatgttttcctgttttcttctagaaatggtattgttttgcttttctttcttggatCTACGATCCATCTagaattaattaattttcatgtatGGTATGAGGTAGCAGTAATTGTTTTCCATTTAGATATCCAATTGCTCCTGCACCAATTATTGAACAAACAAGCCTTTCCCCACGGAATTGCAGTGATGCCTCTGCTGTAAATCTGGTAACCAAACATTTGGGACTGTTCTGggactctattctgttcatttttctatttgtaaaccTTTGAGCGGTCCCACTTTGGTCTCTTTTATAAGTTAGTATTCTCCTTAAGATCTCATCTGGGAAGAAACAAAacgaaagaaaataaaaaaaccccaGAGCTCAAAAGACATTTGAAAACTACTGAGTTAGTTTTCAAAAtgtctagcacagtgtctggcacatagaataaaaatattttaacaatgattaacatttattaaaagtcCTTACTACATTTTATGCATTGTGCTAAACAGTTTTAAACTGTATCAACTGATTGCACACTTTCATCAAGCCTATGAAGCAGGTACTatcatattcccattttacagatgaggaaacggggGAACAGAGAAgcaaagtaacttgctcaaggtaaGGGTTTGAACTGGGGCAGTCTGAATATATGACAATTTTGAATCAGAATCTGAAGCCTTTTAAGTTTACTCTGGAGTCTTGGCCTCCCTCCCTACTGAGGGAAGCCTTCTTACCTCCTCTGAATTCCCTGTCCTGATGGACCTACTCTTGGGACAAGATCTGACATCACCATCTCTGCCTTTGTCCTCACTACCTTGTCTCCTCTCTGTTCCCACTGGCCCACCCTAGCCCAGACCTCATTATCTCACATCCAGGCAATTGCAGGAGTCCCCAGTGCCCCCACACCTCCAGCTCTGACTTCCAGTCCTCTCTCCATAGGCTGCCTAAAGGACCTATGCAAATATATTGAACCAGATCATCCTTCATGGTCTACAGACTTAGCCAGGCATCCAAGGCCATTCTAAACTTTTTCCACCCTCCCTTCCAGGCATTCCTCCAAAGGAACCAAGTGTTCTGCTGCATCCAGCAACCTGCAGCTTCCCCAGCACCCTTGTCTTTCATGCCTCTGTATTTTTGCACATGGCGTTCCATCTACCAGAGATGCCCTCCTAAACCCCAACCACACCCTCCTTTCTGCCTAGCAACTTGTATTCTTCCTTCTGTCCTAGGCTCAAAGTTCGCCTCTGTGAAGCCTCCCCTGAACCCCACTCACCTCCTTTGAAGGCCATGGCTTCATCCCTAGCATAAGGCCAGTGCTGCTCAGGAAATGTCTGCTGAGCATGTGATGGATGAATGAGGGAGTCAGGAGTCAGGACCCAGGGAAATCTAGGCAATTTGGGCCAGTGGGGCCTCTGCACTAATCTGCAAGGCTAGGTTATGGTAGGATGAGCTTGCTTGCCCAGAGGGCTTCCCCTCTTACCTGTAGGACAAGATGTAGCCAGTGGCTCGGTCACTGAGGCGGATAAGGAAGGAACCAAGAGCTTTGTCCCTGAGTAGCTGCTCCGTCTGCCTGGGCAGAGGACATACCATTAGCTGGGGTCTGTGCCCTAATGGCAGCAGGTGCAGCCTGACTTAGGCCTCTCTTGGAATCCCTGCTGGCCATGCCTTTGGGTTCCAGACCTCCAACCCTTTATAGAGGAGCCACTCAGACCTGTGGATGGGTCTGTGGCCTGTCAGGGCTCAGCATGTGGTCTATCTGGGCCCAAATGATTAAGTTCAAGACTGTCTGGGGCTGGGTCAGGGTCTGAAGCCATATGCACCCCCCAACTCCCCACTGCAGCCTCACTAGCAGGCACATTGGTTGCTGACCCTGGCCACCCACTCTCCACCTGGATGGTTGTGTAGCAAGAATAAATCCACACAGCTGGAGATGTTGAGGTTTAGTGGGGAGTCCCTCCCTCAGAACCACTGTGTACAGTGCTGCAGGATGGGCACTACACACGAGCTTCTGCAGGGAGAAGATGCTGCTGTGTCTGAAGCAGCTAAAAGGAACTCATTCCTCTTCCTGTCCCCTTCAATCCCAGGCAGTTACAGAGATTTTCCACATGGTGCCAAATATTTTGGAGGCATGGTGAAAAGTTCCAGCCGTCTTGTGGTTTGGCAGTACACAGACCAGATACGTATTCCCGCACTCCGTTACTCACCAAATACTGAGTGCCTGCTCTATGCAGCTAAATCATTTGCAGGGCCAGGTGCTAAATGAAAACATGGAGCCCCTGATTCAAAATGATTTAGAATTTCCAGACagtgacagcagagcattaaaccaaatgTGGAGCCCTTTTGACCCTGTGCTGTTGTACGAGTCAGTGCCCATAAAGCTGGCCCTGGCTCTGTGCAGGTGCTGTGCCAGGACCTAAGGACTGGCTGGATTTGTCATCCCTTCATCAGGTGTTTTGGCTGCTTGGAGACCCAGTCCAAATAGAAAGCCAAACCTGTATCTTGTCCTTTACACCTAGGGTAACCGTGCATCCAGGTTTGCCTGGGATGGCCCCATTTATGACGGTTCTCCTAGCTTAGTTACTAATAGTGTTCTGGTTTGGACGATAAAAGATATGATCCCCTAGTTACTCATCAAGTCAGGGCCTGGCCCTCTTTCTGTCCTCTGGCAGCCTGGCAGCCCCAGCCATCCTCAACTTGTACTAAAGTAGAGGCCATTGCCCTCCCCGACTCTGCCTACAGAAGCCACCACCAGAGGACGTGGCGCTCCTCagtctgttcccctgccccccgCCTCCAAAGGCCCCTGCCTAGCCCAGGGAAAGGACAGGGACCAGTCTGATCCAGAGTTCCCAGACCATTTTCTCAGCCCCAAGGGGCTGTGGGCTATGAGGGACCTGTGGGCAGAAGCAGCCTTACTTGCGGGTGATGAATCCAtgaaaccagggaggcagagcaccATTCTGCAGAATGAAGGGGGCCTGTGTCTCCATGAACCACTTCAGGGCAAGCTCCTGGAGCTCAGCCAGGGCCTGGCTGTCCCCTGCCCCCTCAGGATCCCTCCCCAGGCTGAGCTGCTTTAGGCTGTCCTCCATGTTGGCAAGCACCGgagtggaagcagagagcagccagtGCACATGCCTCTATATCTGCGTGTGCTCTG
This genomic window contains:
- the SH2D7 gene encoding SH2 domain-containing protein 7 — translated: MEDSLKQLSLGRDPEGAGDSQALAELQELALKWFMETQAPFILQNGALPPWFHGFITRKQTEQLLRDKALGSFLIRLSDRATGYILSYRGSDRCRHFVINQLRNRRYIISGDTQSHSTLAELVRHYQEAQLEPFEETLTAACPRPEDNDLYDAITRGLHQPIMDPENPPATASPTVVPDKAASPCSSPKPQVSFLHAQKSLDVSPWNLSQEESMEASIRVSPLPERSSSLLEESFGGPNDIIYADLRKMNQARLGLGTEGSGRPGPVPAGSQAYSPGRQAQRRLSDGEQNRPDGLVPALSGVSPDQGPTESPTSWGCSDAMGSLGATWRQEFPKLSQEAQPCSQDSSADIYEFIGTEGLLQEARDTPDQEGSTYEQIPACWSGPARAPHPGASPTYSPWVHGPMDHGYKRISGTPGLSEPGNTYEQIPATKSKETGWTHKPDKLRRLFFTYRKHKF